In the Colletotrichum lupini chromosome 1, complete sequence genome, one interval contains:
- a CDS encoding cytidylyltransferase, which yields MSSVRAIPSTPRVISPSPTPSEIDAASQDNYFGPVTRSAAKKRRTTPQPLEERAEEEDYEPSTMRRSRTRSRSPIESRRITPMTTVKSQSKRGKSPIIPSEPITEEVTANGEANGKPKATTTNGHLAPPSAAPTGWSWRDFSRSPSPLGLIPIHRKWRTFVHKHEVPRKILHVSIGFFTLWLYVSGIQTSSVAPWLFAALMPITTADYLRHNYASFNRFYVSVLGALMRESEYAGWNGVIFYLLGAWISMRFMPKDVGVMAILLLSWCDTAASTFGRMYGAYTPRIRRGKSLAGSTAAFLVGIASSYFFWGWLAPRTGPFPGDENYPFMFTGALHLPRTIASAVGLSDAQATITGPLALGVMGLWSGFVAAASEVVDIFGWDDNLTIPVLSGAGIWGFLKIFG from the coding sequence ATGTCCTCCGTCCGCGCCATACCCTCTACCCCGCGGGTTATCTCCCCAAGCCCGACACCTTCAGAGATTGATGCAGCGTCACAAGACAACTACTTTGGCCCGGTGACGAGGTCTGCGGCGAAGAAACGGCGAACAACGCCCCAGCCGCTGGAGGAACGGGCAGAAGAGGAAGACTACGAGCCATCGACAATGCGCAGATCGCGTACGAGAAGTCGATCACCCATCGAGTCCCGCCGAATCACACCCATGACCACGGTCAAGTCGCAGAGCAAGAGAGGCAAATCGCCCATCATCCCGAGCGAACCGATCACGGAAGAAGTCACCGCCAATGGCGAAGCGAACGGCAAACCCAAAGCTACGACGACCAACGGCCACCTGGCCCCTCCATCTGCTGCTCCCACGGGATGGAGTTGGCGCGATTTCAGTCGAAGCCCCAGTCCGCTGGGCTTGATACCGATTCACAGAAAGTGGCGGACCTTTGTACACAAGCACGAGGTGCCCAGAAAGATCTTGCACGTTTCGATCGGGTTCTTCACTTTGTGGCTCTACGTATCGGGTATCCAGACAAGCTCAGTCGCACCGTGGCTCTTTGCTGCGCTGATGCCCATTACGACCGCCGACTACCTCCGTCACAACTACGCCTCCTTCAACCGATTCTACGTCTCGGTCCTCGGCGCGCTGATGCGTGAGAGCGAATACGCCGGATGGAACGGAGTAATCTTCTACCTGCTTGGCGCGTGGATCTCGATGCGCTTCATGCCCAAGGACGTCGGTGTGATGGCCATCCTCCTGCTCAGCTGGTGCGATACCGCCGCCAGCACCTTTGGCCGCATGTACGGCGCTTACACCCCGCGTATCCGCCGCGGCAAGTCGCTTGCAGGCTCTACAGCCGCCTTCCTCGTCGGCATCGCCTCTTCATACTTCTTCTGGGGATGGCTCGCACCGAGAACGGGACCTTTCCCCGGCGACGAGAATTATCCCTTCATGTTCACGGGAGCACTGCATCTACCCCGCACCATCGCAAGCGCCGTGGGGCTTTCGGACGCTCAGGCTACCATCACCGGACCGCTAGCGCTCGGAGTCATGGGTCTGTGGTCTGGATTTGTGGCGGCCGCCAGTGAGGTGGTGGACATTTTCGGTTGGGACGATAACTTGACGATCCCGGTCCTCAGCGGGGCTGGTATTTGGGGATTCCTCAAAATCTTTGGCTAG
- a CDS encoding DEAD/DEAH box helicase, whose translation MAPEEKKKDPRAWRGLTPPLAEWILDFVSSQGFQRMTPVQAACLPQFLGNKDVVVEAVTGSGKTLAFLLPIVQKLMRLSEPTKRGHVFSIIVSPTRELAIQIHTVLQSLAGFHPPSAEILPHLKDDEKRPDTTVPVIIPQLLVGGVTTTQQDLSYFVRHAPNILVSTPGRLVELLASPHVHCTSSTFEMLVLDEADRLLDMGFKQDIQRILGYLPKQRRTGLFSASVSEAVSQIITVGLRNPVKIAVRVKSLRDGGIIEDRKTPISLQMSYLVTPASQKLPALSKILENLNPRPQRSIVFLSSCAAVDYFQHVLPTIMPEGFTLVPLHGKLPPKAREKSFNKFVNSVSPSVLLCTDIAARGLDIPQVDFVCQVDPPSDPKVFIHRSGRAGRAGRKGLSVVFLQPGHEEDYIPFLEVRKTPIFPLTKPEITVTEDEANEASEKFRDVLRSDRAYHDKAQRAFVSWVRSYNAHLTTSIFRVKDLDWADLGKAWGLLRLPRMPETKNWEGDKWLGNEDFDWENFTYKDKTREAARLAAAEAERNGEKAAAADEVKRKRKTNEAWSKQTERDDVRVERRDKRRRKREAERMSTMTEEEKIKAMELNEMIAEIRKKNQAKAAAGGKDDEFEGFDD comes from the exons ATGGCGCCcgaagagaagaagaaggacccTAGAGCCTGGAGAGGTCTCACCCCTCCCTTGGCTGA ATGGATCCTCGACTTCGTGTCCAGCCAAGGCTTCCAGCGCATGACGCCCGTACAAGCGGCATGTCTGCCACAGTTCCTCGGAAACAAGGACGTTGTAGTCGAG GCTGTCACCGGCAGTGGTAAAACGCTGGCCTTCCTCCTTCCGATTGTCCAAAAGCTCATGCGCCTCTCCGAACCGACGAAGCGCGGCCACGTCTTCTCCATCATCGTCTCCCCAACCCGCGAACTCGCCATTCAGATCCATACCGTCCTCCAGTCCCTCGCCGGCTTCCACCCCCCGTCCGCCGAGATTCTGCCCCACCTCAAAGATGATGAAAAGCGCCCCGACACGACGGTGCCGGTTATCATCCCTCAGCTGCTCGTCGGCGGGGTGACCACCACACAGCAAGATCTCAGCTATTTCGTCAGACACGCGCCCAACATCTTGGTCTCGACACCGGGTAGACTTGTTGAGCTTCTCGCGTCTCCGCATGTCCACTGCACATCTTCCACGTTCGAAATGCTGGTTCTCGACGAGGCGGATCGTCTGCTGGATATGGGTTTCAAGCAGGACATTCAGAGGATTCTGGGATACCTGCCGAAACAGAGAAGAACAGGCTTGTTCAGTGCTTCAGTCTCAGAGGCAGTGTCACAGATTATTACTGTCGGTCTGAGAAACCCGGTCAAGATTGCTGTACGTGTCAAGAGCTTAAGGGATGGAGGAATTATTGAGGACCGAAAGACACCAATCAGTCTGCAAATGTCCTACCTCGTCACACCAGCAAGCCAGAAGCTCCCGGCACTCAGCAAGATTCTCGAGAACCTCAACCCGCGGCCACAGCGCAGCATTGTCTTCTTGTCGTCCTGCGCTGCCGTCGACTACTTCCAACACGTCCTTCCTACCATCATGCCGGAAGGCTTCACACTCGTTCCCCTACACGGAAAGCTCCCTCCCAAGGCAAGAGAAAAGAGCTTCAACAAGTTTGTCAACTCGGTATCACCATCCGTGTTGCTGTGCACAGATATTGCAGCGAGAGGTCTCGATATTCCACAAGTAGACTTTGTCTGCCAGGTTGATCCTCCTTCAGATCCCAAGGTCTTCATCCACAGGAGTGGACGTGCCGGAAGAGCAGGCAGAAAGGGACTGTCAGTCGTCTTCCTGCAGCCCGGTCACGAGGAAGACTACATTCCCTTCCTCGAAGTCCGCAAGACGCCCATCTTCCCCCTGACGAAACCTGAGATCACCGTCACCGAGGACGAAGCCAACGAGGCATCAGAAAAGTTCCGCGACGTCCTCCGCAGCGATCGCGCCTACCACGACAAGGCACAAAGGGCTTTCGTGAGCTGGGTGCGCAGCTACAACGCTCACCTCACGACCTCCATCTTCCGCGTCAAGGACCTCGACTGGGCCGACCTCGGAAAGGCCTGGGGTCTGCTCCGCTTACCGCGCATGCCCGAGACGAAGAATTGGGAGGGAGACAAGTGGCTCGGCAACGAGGACTTTGACTGGGAAAACTTCACGTATAAGGACAAGACGAGGGAGGCCGCACGACtagcggcggcggaggcggagCGGAACGGCGAGAAGGCGGCTGCCGCGGATGAGGTGAAGCGCAAGCGCAAGACCAACGAGGCGTGGAGCAAGCAGACGGAGAGGGACGACGTGAGGGTGGAGCGCCGCGACAAGAGGAGACGCAAGAGGGAGGCTGAGCGGATGTCGACCATgacggaggaggagaagatcAAGGCGATGGAGCTGAATGAGATGATTGCGGAGATTAGGAAAAAGAACCAGGCCAAGGCGGCAGCTGGCGGGAAGGACGATGAGTTTGAGGGATTCGATGATTAA